The Candidatus Cloacimonadota bacterium genome contains a region encoding:
- a CDS encoding HEPN domain-containing protein, whose translation MRAHIVKAISAIPPKSHNLIFLSEKTDIIIPKEMEIFFGILMRYHLQGRYPDYNPNTPDLEKTKQYFEKTKEIFIWLQNKL comes from the coding sequence TTGAGAGCCCATATCGTAAAAGCAATATCAGCAATTCCGCCTAAATCGCATAATTTGATTTTTCTATCTGAAAAAACAGATATAATCATCCCTAAAGAAATGGAAATTTTCTTTGGAATTCTTATGAGATATCATTTACAGGGAAGATATCCTGACTATAATCCCAACACACCTGATTTAGAGAAAACAAAACAATATTTTGAAAAAACAAAAGAGATTTTTATATGGCTCCAAAACAAATTGTAG
- a CDS encoding PaaI family thioesterase: MIHKVRKKHQNSKLCFVCGLNNNFGIKAGFYELENNELVATFIPCELHQSYPGRLHGGISTAILDETIGRAIMIEHEEIWGVTVELNCKFRRPVPYDVELKVISRITNQNRRFFEGTGELILPNGEIAVTAWGKYIKLPIDKIADFDHEEQEWKVVEMETDPEEIEI, encoded by the coding sequence ATGATCCATAAAGTACGAAAAAAACACCAGAACAGCAAACTCTGTTTCGTTTGCGGACTGAACAACAATTTCGGCATCAAAGCCGGATTTTACGAATTGGAAAATAATGAACTCGTGGCAACCTTTATTCCCTGCGAATTACACCAGAGTTATCCCGGCAGACTGCATGGAGGAATTTCAACTGCAATTTTAGATGAAACAATTGGCAGAGCAATAATGATAGAACACGAAGAAATTTGGGGAGTAACAGTAGAACTGAATTGCAAATTCCGCCGTCCCGTTCCCTACGATGTGGAATTGAAAGTTATCAGTCGCATCACAAATCAAAACAGAAGATTCTTTGAAGGAACCGGAGAACTCATTCTGCCGAATGGCGAAATTGCCGTAACCGCCTGGGGAAAATACATCAAACTGCCAATCGATAAAATTGCCGATTTCGATCATGAAGAGCAAGAATGGAAAGTCGTGGAAATGGAAACTGATCCTGAAGAAATAGAGATATAA
- a CDS encoding DUF1566 domain-containing protein has protein sequence MKKKIITGILIMLLFTILLAQNYPIVDTNQTLFYDEFDEITAPDPGDPFYGQDAQFEGNQPDYTDNGDCTITDNVTNLMWSKTCDTDGDGEINYDDKMSYDEAIASVSGVNIGGYSDWRIPTIKELYSLIIFSGEDCSGWNGSTTDLIPFIDTDYFDFGYGDVSAGERIIDAQFISSTLYVSTTMNNDPTMFGVNFADGRIKGYPYGPMPGQTEDKQFYVYYVRGTENYGVNDFEDNGDGTTTDNATELIWSQNDSGEALNWEEALAWVQQKNNENYLGYNDWRLPNVKELQSIIDYTRSPDTSNSAAIDPLFNVTSITNAGGETDYPYFWSGTTHANMDNGSYASYVSFGRALGWMEMPPNSGNYTLMDVHGAGAQRSDPKSGDPSSFPYGHGPQGDVIRIYNYVRLVRDAEDTNSQNDLPETGSIELHQNSPNPFNPSTTISFNVTQSSYFAKIEIYNLKGQKVKMFTFPNGSLGTSEQSVVWDGTDNFGNSVTSGIYFYKLDLSESPIRKMILLK, from the coding sequence ATGAAAAAGAAAATTATCACTGGAATCCTTATAATGCTGTTGTTCACGATTTTATTGGCTCAAAATTATCCAATCGTGGATACGAATCAGACTTTATTTTACGATGAATTTGATGAGATCACTGCGCCCGATCCCGGCGATCCGTTTTATGGACAGGATGCCCAATTCGAGGGAAATCAACCGGATTACACCGACAATGGCGATTGTACGATCACCGATAATGTAACCAATTTGATGTGGAGCAAAACCTGCGATACCGACGGCGATGGTGAGATTAATTATGATGATAAGATGTCTTATGATGAAGCGATTGCCAGTGTTTCTGGTGTGAATATCGGCGGTTATTCCGACTGGAGAATTCCCACCATCAAAGAATTGTATTCGCTGATAATTTTCAGTGGAGAAGATTGCAGCGGTTGGAACGGATCTACTACCGATCTGATTCCATTTATCGATACCGATTATTTTGATTTCGGCTATGGAGATGTTTCCGCCGGTGAACGCATTATCGATGCTCAGTTCATCAGCTCAACGCTTTATGTGAGTACCACTATGAATAATGATCCTACCATGTTTGGTGTAAATTTTGCTGACGGACGTATCAAGGGTTATCCTTATGGACCGATGCCTGGCCAAACCGAAGATAAACAGTTCTATGTTTATTATGTACGCGGAACTGAAAATTATGGTGTCAATGATTTTGAAGATAATGGTGATGGCACGACAACAGACAATGCAACGGAACTGATCTGGAGCCAGAATGACAGCGGGGAAGCTTTGAACTGGGAAGAAGCTCTGGCTTGGGTGCAGCAGAAAAATAATGAAAACTATCTGGGCTACAACGACTGGAGATTGCCAAATGTAAAAGAACTGCAAAGTATTATCGATTACACACGCTCTCCAGATACATCTAATTCTGCAGCTATCGATCCGCTTTTCAACGTTACTTCCATCACCAATGCTGGTGGAGAAACTGATTATCCCTATTTCTGGAGCGGAACAACTCACGCCAATATGGATAATGGCAGCTATGCTTCTTATGTTTCTTTTGGAAGAGCTCTGGGCTGGATGGAAATGCCGCCCAATTCCGGGAATTATACTTTGATGGATGTGCATGGTGCAGGAGCTCAGCGCAGCGATCCCAAAAGTGGAGATCCATCCAGTTTCCCTTACGGCCACGGTCCACAGGGCGATGTTATCAGAATTTACAATTATGTTCGCCTGGTTCGAGATGCTGAAGATACAAACTCTCAAAACGATCTTCCTGAAACAGGCAGTATTGAATTGCATCAGAATTCGCCTAATCCTTTCAATCCATCCACGACGATTTCGTTTAATGTAACGCAAAGCTCTTACTTTGCGAAAATTGAAATTTATAACCTTAAAGGTCAGAAAGTAAAAATGTTCACTTTCCCAAACGGGAGTTTAGGAACGAGTGAACAGAGTGTTGTCTGGGATGGTACAGACAATTTCGGCAATTCTGTAACCTCAGGAATTTACTTTTACAAACTTGATTTATCAGAATCACCAATCAGGAAAATGATCCTTTTAAAGTAG